Genomic DNA from Coregonus clupeaformis isolate EN_2021a chromosome 9, ASM2061545v1, whole genome shotgun sequence:
ttttagtcatttagcagacgctcttatccagagcgacttacagttactaaCTAGCGTATGTATTTTTTGTCTCTCAGAATGCCAGCATCTTTTTCAGTCAGACCACAACTTCCCGCTCTACACTAATACACAAAGATAACAGTTTTTCATGATTTTCACGTGGCTAGCATGATAACTGGTTGAGAGCTGAAAAGTACAGGGACTCTGACAAAGACCGAGTTATTTGAAATGCCTACATAAGGGGATAACACTCTCATAATATCTGATAAGGCATAAGGTGTCTATAACATCCTAAACAGTGAGTCCACTGAATCCTTCAGCCATTTCCCAGATCATAAATCAGCAGTAGAATAAAGCCAATAGCAGACTGGGCTGATGGATGGACTACTGTATGGCCTCAATAACATCCAATATAGTGGTTGGTTGAGACATGGGCTAACACCCACACTGAGAGCAGAAAGAGAGATCCCCACCTGTCCCAGACTACCCCAGATCTTAGCCTGGATAGAGGGGTACATCTGCTTCTCGTTGATGGTCATGGTGATGAGCTTATCCAGGATGGCAGTGACCCGCTGGCGCTTGGCGTCGTCGTTGTGCTTACAGAACCTCACTAGGTTGAGTAGCCAGGGGGTCATGTACTCCAGACACAGGTGCTTTAGCTCAATACCTGCACACATCAGAGAGGAtgttacactgtgtgtgtgtgtgtgtgtgtgtgtgtacgtgcgcatGTTTGTGTGTGGAGGGCAGGAACAAGGATACTGACTGGATTTGCTGAAGCCAGAGATACACTCCTCCAGGAACTCCAGGGTGAGATGTGGTTCGTTAGCAGCCAGCGTCTTGCTGATGGACACTATGAAAAGCGTGTTGTTGGCAGGGATACACAGCCCTGAGGTCTCCAGCAGCTGGCCTTCTATCTTCAGGTTGAAGGTGCAGGTTAAGGCACACAGCAGGTTGTAGGCTGCAGACCTGCGcacagcacagacagacagagacagagagaaaaaacgTAAATCAGTAAGCATAATAGATGTATGTATATCAAACATCCCTAAGAACACTAACTGTCAACTCTCATAGTCTCACCAAAATCTAAACATATTTTCCTCAGCTGTGTCTGACCTGAGGCTGGGGTCAGAGCTACCCAGGTTGAGCAGGGCGATGTTGAGCAGGGTGCCCGGCACGTCTTTGGGCCTGATCTTGGTGTGCTGGGGGATGGAGTCAGGCTGGGACAGCTCCCAGCGCGTCCTGATGTGGATGATGGAGTGGACGATGGCCTCACACTCCTGGTGCATGAAGGTGAGCGGAGTGCCCTGGTTGGCGATGGTCAGGGTGAACTGGTTCTCGTCCACCAGGCAGATCTCCTCGATCTCCGAGGCGTAGTAGATGTCGTTGAGGAAGACCGACTGGCCCAGGACCCGGGTTCGCTCTGCTGACGTCACCTGGACCGCCGTGGAGCCCACCTGGGTACAGAAACACAGAGACATTGGAGAGATGGAGTTACTATACTACCTGACACACAAAATGGTAACATTGTTCAAAAACGTCAATTATAAGCCAGAGTCTGGAGAAGCGGTTGACGCTCCTGACTCCAGACCACATATACCTCCTGGGGACAAAGATTAAATCTGTCTCAGCCATTCCTGTCATTCCTGTCTGTGCCTTACTTACTTTCAATTATTTCCCAAAGACCAAAAAATATGTAGGAAACATATTTCATTCTGAATCTACTGACTCCCTCATATCCTGACCTTGATGGAGACCTTGGTGTCCTTGTGGGCCAGTTTGAGGGCGTTGTGGAACACCTTGAGGTCTTCCTCCAGAGCTAGCGTGGCCGCAGGTAGCTTCTGCTGATCAGGCTCCACGTGCTCCGCTAGCCGCGCCGGGGAGTCAATGAACAGCAGCTTCTTGCTCCCCTTCAGGCCCGTCAGCAGCCTCTCGTGGTACTTGGTGTACTCCCTCACCCACGTGTTACAGTTGTAGATGTAGATGGCCGCCACGTTCTCGTAGGCGAAGCCCGGGAACACCACGAACCACTTGGACAGGAAGTCGGTCTTGAAGCGGTTGCTGGGTCCAGCGTGGGTCAGGTCCACCACGATCTCATAGGGCTTGGCGTAGTAGGGCTTCAGGGTCAGCAGCACATGGTAGATGAGGAGATCACCATTGATCTGGCCCGTCTTAAATCTGGGAGGGtgaagagggagaggcagagggggcCATCACAGAAGCATTTTTAAGTCACTGTAAATTGAatagggtgtaggggacaggaAATGTGTGTGTCATGCCAACCTGATTGAGTCACAGTTCAACACTTGACTCGGTTGGAAAATTACACACGGACAGTCAATGTTTCCACTTCCTCTCAACCCCCCACCTGTTGTAGTGTGATTACCATAGGTGCTAACCATAGTACTAATGTTGTAGTGTGTTAACCATAGTGCTAACCATAGTACTACTGTTGTAGTGTGTTAACCATAGTGCTAACCATAGTACTACTGTTGTAGTGTGTTAACCATAGTGCTAACCATAGTACTACTGTTGTAGTGTGTTAACCATAGTGCTAACCATAGTACTACTGTTGTAGTGTGTTAACCATAGTGCTAACCATAGTACTACTGTTGTAGTGTGTTAACCATAGTGCTAACCATAGTACTACTGTTGTAGTGTGTTAACCATAGTGCTAACCATAGTACTACTGTTGTAGTGTGTTAACCATAGTGCTAACCATAGTACTACTGTTGTAGTGTGTTAACCATAGTGCTAACCTAACACAGTAGGCGTAAAAAGACACCTGAGCATAGTCCCAACATCTGTTTTTCTGGGGAAACAGACTTTAGGTGAAAATACTGGATCCTTGAAAAACGGAAACATCCGCTTTCTTCCAACCCCGCGGAGAGTGCCATAGTGCTAACCCTCTGCGTGACCAAGCTAAACATCACACAGGAAATCAAGTAGCTAGCTTCAAATAAAGCAGAAAAGGAGAAGTGAGAGAGGAACAGGAAACATGTCATTACTGAATGAGCATGATGACGGCTTGAGTGAGTCTTTcacaccactcttcatatttcttGTTTCTAAAACTGGTCACATATATGGCTGGGCTTTCTGAATCTCTGCCTGGATTCTCTCGTTTTACGAAGTACCACACACAGACTGGTCAACTCCGTCAAGGTAAGTGATATCAACATATTCCAGAACAAAAACAAAGTTTGGAAATAGTCTACCTTCACAGGGTAGAGGGTCCTGTGTTGAACTGATGTATAACTGAGGGAAGTGTTTTTTGTATAGTGTATTATTTTGAGATCCTAACTGTAAGGAGATCCAGTCTTGAGATTTTGTACATCATACCCAGAAATTATAGGTTACAGTTTATATTGACCAGAATCGCTTGAGTTCAATTTCTGGGAGATCAAAATTGCACAATgccagttttttttaaatgtactgGCATAAACTGGAAGTGAATATTGATCATCAACTCTCAAATACATTCTGGACAAAAGAAATTAATAATGGTTCAACAAGAAGGCTAATCAAATTAATCAAGATATTTGAAATCTCAGATTAATACCAATCTTCATCATTGTCACTCAGATCTCGGACTGCTGATCAAATGACATCAGTCAGTATGGAAACTGACACTCACACATGAAACCACAAAGGAACACAATGTGTAAAAAAAAAGCAGAACTTGGGATGCTATAATACTTACTGAGGGTCACCAGTCAACCTCACTCTgatctctcttttctcccccttTTCCCATAGAAATATGAATGGCTCCCTTGTCTGCCTCTTCCTGTACTGTGTGGTAATCATGGGAACAGCAGTACTTGCTAATGACGGTAACAATCCTACTGGTGAAAACTTCACAACTGAAAATGGAACTTTGGCTAACCCTAACGCAACCATGGGACCTTCTGGAACTACAGAATTAACAAAATTAGACAATTCAACAAATCAAATCTCAACCAAAGATGTTCAGTCAGAATCAACAACGCCAGCTACACTCAACACCAGTGAAACATCTGGAACCAATAGCCCAGTGAACACCAACAACACACCATCCAGAGCCAACACCAAACCTACTGCCTACCCTCCACTTGAGGCCAAACCCAGCCCCGGCTCTTACTGTCTGTTTGAGAAGAATGAGGGAACCATCCTGCTGATGGTGACAGGTGGCCTGGTGGTCCTGTGTACCATCCTGCTGGTTTCCACCGTGGTGCTGTCATGCCAGGTGTGCCACCTGAAGCGCCGGCCCCGCATCAGCAGCCGCCCCACCCGCAGCAATGTAGACCTGGTGAGTGGTGCTGCGTACTTGGGCATTGGCCAGAGGACCAAGGAGAGGCCTGACTCTGAGCCCAGTGAGACCAGCCTGATGATGGCAGAGCTCAAACAGAcccaggagggggagaggggcaaGGAAGACAAGGAGCAAGGGAAAAATGAGATGGCGAAAGACACACCCAAGAAGGACGAGAAGAAGGAAGCGACGGAAAACGGGGTGTCAGGAGCTGCAAACCCTAGCCAGGGGAGCCcagtcaccaccaccaccaagcaGCCTGCAGAGCCCTCTGACCCCGCAGCCACAGCAGTCTCTCCCCCCTCCCAAGCCTCCAGTGATGTTGTTGTGGTTGTGGGGTGAGGGTTCTCACATGGTGACGACCTCCTCAGACTCTGGCCCAGAAACAAGCTCAAACCACTGGCCAAACTGTCCTCAGCTGCATACCGATGGGTACAGCACAGTTTTATACAACAGCTTCTATTGGCATGCTGTAAAGAGATCTGCTTAGAGTGATTTAGTGTGGTTTTTCAATGCTAGAGTAGCTTTGTATTTTATGCTTGCATTCTCATTCAAAACTTGAGAAATAATTACCATTATGATAATGTCTCTTCAAATGAATGTACCACAAGAAGTTGAATATAATGTGAATGTTTaatatttgtataattttttttttttgtgtaacaAAAATAGTTTAGTTAAAACGTATAGCCATCATCAGTGTCACTGATCAGAGGAAATGACTCCTGTTTTGTCTAGTGGTTGTATCACAGCTTGCTGACATTTCCCTCACTTCTCCTTTTTTAGATATTCAAAATTCTGAAAAATTACAAAACAGAACCAACCAGCACTAAACTGTAGTATCAGTTTAAGTAAAGAGACTGCATTTAGAGGAACAGTTTTTAAGCCACAAACCTCTTCCAGAAACGCTCTCACAATGTTTTACTACAAGTCGACATCACTTCCTTGGTCTTTTCTCTACAGTAAGGAAGAGTTCAAACTTTTCTACTCTAGCGCCATCTGCCCTTCTGTTTCCAAGGCTTTGTATACAACAATAAAGAATTAGGACACTCTGTAAATTGCTTCCTGAGTGTTTCTCTGCTACAGAGACAGCTAATTGTGTGCGAGTGTTTTTGTGCGAGTGTGCATGTGGATCAAttacagagaaagggagagagaggctgggcaTTAGTAAGCAGAGTCTGTGTCTGTTGGGCAGTACCACTGAGCTTGGGAAGAATGCCCTGTTTTCACTGACCAGAGAAGGGAAATACAACAAAGCAGCATAACACCACATTCAAGACTGCCGCACCGCCACCGATCCGTTTTATGTTCCCAGGCTCTTTCTCAGATATGTATTAATCTACTTATGGCTGACAACATGATGAAAAAGTGTGGATTTattgcatgtcatgcctaaatggGTTGTCCGTGAATTGGGCATTATACTGACTACTAACAACAACTTCAATCCAAAATCAACTGTTTCTCATTACCACAATATGTACGGGTACATAACTATTATAGCAAAATATGAAGAACATTTTCGTTTTATAAAATAAATTCCCCTCCATGGTGCAGTGAGTCAGTGGATTTTCAttgacagtcctagctaaatccAGAGATACGGAAAGAGGAcggtgtggggagagagagatggaagatatttatttgaatgatagaGATGATGAAACATTGGAGTCAGTAGTCCCCTGCTCCTCAGTCATCAGTAGCTATGGGCCGCActgcatctctactcctctcctacaCCCCTCCCAATTTCCCCTCaaactcactccctccctccctctctccctccctctctccctccctaacacacacactcttcacagTGTGAATGCAGAGCCTACAGTGGCTGCTCAAGCAGTAGGAGTTTATACCGTTTAATGCTACCTGCATCACTGGACCTAAAGGACAGACTAAGAGACAGATACTCCTAATGGTCCATCCTCCAGAGAAAAAAAGAGGGATCAAGGACAAAACCAGGGAAAAGAACCGCCTCAGGAGGTAGGAAAGGAAAAGCAAGAGGCCGTTAAAAACAGTGAATGAGCAAAAAACCATTAAACCCTAGAAAATCCCTCTTCAGCAAGTAGCTTTAGCAAGTAGGAGAGAAGTGACTGGAATGCAAAGATGAGGAAAAGGTGAGTGTCTctattctctctcacacacatttacgcatgacatacacacacacacacacacacacacacacacacacacacacacacacgcacacgcacacgcacacgcacacgcacacgcacacaccccgATGGAATCCAAGAAAAGACAAGAAAGcaacaatgcacacacacaaacatacatgaCTATGGTGCTACAGTAATTTAATCTTTGCACTGCTCCCTGTGCATAATTTCTCTGACTCCGCTTGCTGCGGGACTGGCCGGTGTACTCTCCTTAGTCATGAATAAAAACCAATCTATTCAGCCCGTTCTAGTAGGAACAACTCCCTGCTCAATAGCTGACACTCACTGATTGGGCTATATCGAACAGGCTAATTAACATCAGTGAAATGGGACAGTAGGGAATTCACACCTCTAGTGATGTACAACCATCTTTTAAAAGGTATCCTCTACAGACTAATAGCCCGAGCCAATCAGAACATCCTCTTCAAAACAGACTACAAGCCATTCTAGTCAAAGCATCACACTGCCCACTAGTTCGTTGCTAGGGAGGTTGGGGGAACTCCCTTCCTAAATAAATAAGCTGTAGGAGTTAAAGCCAAATGTTTAAACCCTACTCACATACTGTATTGTATGCATGAGCATGCTGGAGAAGGCATATCTGCAGCACTGTGACAAGCGTATATCTACACACGCTGCTTGATAACTATACCTGCATATTTATGGAGGTCACGTTCACACATGTGCAGGtatgtgtgcaggtgtgtgtgtgtgtactgcggTCATGAGCCAGATGTTAGGGCGCctccatgagagagagagggcgagagtgGAACAGAATGGGAGAGAATGAGATCTTAACTGTTGTCTCTGGTGTGTTCAGCACAGCTCACTGCAGTAACACAGCCTCTCCTCCACTACTGGTGCAGAGAGGATAGTCTCAATCTGCATCTCATTCATTCACTGTGCTCTTTGTCTACTACCTATGTGGACTATACGGTTTTACTAACACATGCTACTGCTTTGATATGTAGCCCAGCTAATACAGTGAGCTTGCTATCATGTTTCTAACTCATTTCTCCTGGTGTTTCAAGGCGTGTGCTACTGATGCCCCCCAGTGTCCTTCCCCACTGTGTGGCCGTGCTATGGCTGTTGATGCTGCTGGGTCTACAGGCCCTGGCTGTCTGCCCCCCCATGTGCACCTGTAACCGCAGCCACAGGGAAGTGGACTGTTCCTGGAGGGACCTGAGGACACTGCCCCTGGGCCTGCAGCACAACCTGCACTCCCTCAACCTATCTCACAACCGCATCCACGACCTGGACGGCCAGCTGAGTACCTTCGCCCACCTCCGCACCCTGGACCTGTCCTACAACAGGCTGGTCCGCCTGCCCACCGCGCTGCCCAGAGCCCTGTGGGAGCTCCACACCGCAGCCAACCGCATCCACCTGCTGGACAAAAATGACACGGCCTACCAGTGGAACCTGCGGGTCCTGGACATGTCCAATAACAAGCTGGAGCGGGCCGTGTTCATCAACAACACCCTGACCAGCCTGCGCCTGCTCAACCTCAGCCACAACCGCTTCTGGACCGTGCCAACCAACATGCCTGCCAGCCTGGAGACCGTGGACCTTTCCCACAACTCCCTGGTGCAGATGCTGCCTGGCACTCTGAACCGGCTGTTTAGGCTGACCACCTTCTACCTGCACTCCAACCGCTTCTCCTCTGTGGGCCCCGGGGCCTTCAGCCAGCTGGGCAGGCTGAGGCTCCTCTCCCTGGGGGACAACCCCTGGGCCTGTGAGCACCAGACCAACATCACCCACTTGCTGGCCTGGCTCAAGCACACCTCCACCCGCGTGCTGGGATGCCCCTGCCACATTCACCCTGTCTGTGGAGAGCCCCCACTGGCCAGGACTGGAGGGTGGCACTTTGCCTCCTACACTCAGCCTCCCCTGGCTGCTGGTACTCAGGAGGAGCTGAGCCACCCTCCTCCTCCAGAGGCCCTCACCAGGTGGCCTTGGTACCTGTCCAAGTCTGCCCTGCTCAACACCCAGCTCCACACCAGGAGAGCCCCAGGACGCCCCAGTGGATCAGAGGACCACAACCTCTTCACAGACCAATACCCGTTCACCTCCACCCCTCTAGCCATTTCCACCCTGCCCACTGACAGCTCCCACACAGACCGTAGCTTGACAACCACAGACGACCCCTTCCTAACAGACACTGCATTTACTACTGACAGCTTCTACACCACAGACATAGCCTTCACCACTGACAACCCCTCTACCATCACAAGGAGAACGGCCACCCTCCGCACCAGGAGTGTCAAGAGGCCTAACCAGGGTGGCACCCCGGTACGCaacaccagcccagcccccagccccagttCTACTCTCCCACTACTACTGAACCTGTGGTTCTTCCTGACTCACACCCGGTATGTCCTCTGATTGAAGGAAGGAAATGTCTGGAGTTGAAGGAAATGTCTGGAGTTGGAGTAATGTCCTTGTCACACTTTGGACATACaattgcacaaacacacacaaatgagTGTCATTAAACCAACTTTGTTTTCTTTCCATTTTGAATACTGTCAGACACTTACTCAAATGGACTCTCTTCTGCATTACTTTGATCAATAACAATATACTGTATGACATGCACAGGCAGCATCCACGTACATATAACAC
This window encodes:
- the LOC121573748 gene encoding uncharacterized protein LOC121573748, giving the protein MNGSLVCLFLYCVVIMGTAVLANDGNNPTGENFTTENGTLANPNATMGPSGTTELTKLDNSTNQISTKDVQSESTTPATLNTSETSGTNSPVNTNNTPSRANTKPTAYPPLEAKPSPGSYCLFEKNEGTILLMVTGGLVVLCTILLVSTVVLSCQVCHLKRRPRISSRPTRSNVDLVSGAAYLGIGQRTKERPDSEPSETSLMMAELKQTQEGERGKEDKEQGKNEMAKDTPKKDEKKEATENGVSGAANPSQGSPVTTTTKQPAEPSDPAATAVSPPSQASSDVVVVVG